The Metabacillus sediminilitoris genome window below encodes:
- a CDS encoding glutamate synthase subunit beta — translation MGKPTGFMDYERQSRHERDPKTRTDDWDVYTLPLEEHELKEQGARCMDCGIPTCHTGIMINGMTSGCPVHHLIPEWNDLVYQGQWEEALKREHKMNNFPEFTGLACPAPCEGACVLGINEPPVAIRTIELEIINRGFKEGWVKPEPPKTRTDKKVSVVGSGPAGLACAAQLNKAGHRVTVFERHDRVGGLLTYGIPEMKLPYSVVERRVNILKEEGITFVTNTDVGKDYPITKLQSEFDAIVLCGGSTKHRDIQVEGRELKGIHFAMDFLHANTKSLLDSNLENGEYISAKDKDVVVIGGGDTGVDCLATSVRHKCKSLTQFDIYQKKGEVREDDNPWPQWPVIHQVEYGQKEAAATFGDDPRAYAVMTKRFVGDENGHVKEIHTINVETTTDENGQRIRKEIPGTEKIWPAQLVLLAIGFSGPEQDLLQKMNVETDNRSNVKAEYGKYKTNIEGVFAAGDMRRGQSLIVWAINEGRGAARECDRYLMDETNLP, via the coding sequence ATGGGAAAACCAACTGGTTTTATGGACTACGAACGCCAATCAAGGCACGAACGTGACCCTAAGACACGAACGGATGATTGGGATGTTTATACGTTACCTCTTGAAGAACATGAATTAAAAGAACAAGGTGCTCGTTGCATGGATTGCGGGATTCCAACTTGTCATACGGGTATTATGATAAACGGGATGACTTCAGGTTGTCCCGTACATCACCTTATACCGGAGTGGAATGATTTAGTTTACCAAGGCCAATGGGAGGAAGCCCTGAAGCGAGAGCATAAGATGAATAACTTTCCAGAATTCACCGGACTAGCTTGTCCGGCCCCGTGTGAAGGAGCTTGTGTCCTTGGAATTAATGAGCCACCGGTTGCCATCAGGACAATTGAGCTGGAAATCATTAATCGAGGCTTTAAGGAAGGTTGGGTGAAACCGGAGCCTCCAAAGACCCGGACGGATAAAAAGGTTTCAGTTGTTGGTTCGGGTCCAGCCGGATTGGCTTGTGCAGCCCAACTTAATAAAGCGGGACACCGTGTCACTGTTTTTGAGCGTCATGATCGTGTTGGGGGTCTTTTAACGTATGGGATACCTGAAATGAAGCTTCCTTATTCTGTTGTTGAGAGAAGGGTCAATATTCTTAAAGAAGAGGGGATTACCTTCGTAACAAATACAGACGTGGGCAAGGACTATCCCATTACTAAGTTACAATCTGAATTTGATGCGATCGTTCTATGCGGCGGTTCAACAAAACATCGTGATATACAAGTAGAAGGAAGAGAGCTAAAAGGAATCCATTTTGCCATGGATTTTCTTCATGCCAATACAAAAAGTTTATTGGATTCCAACCTTGAGAACGGTGAGTATATATCCGCAAAAGACAAAGATGTGGTTGTCATTGGCGGTGGGGATACAGGTGTAGATTGTTTGGCTACTTCTGTACGTCATAAATGCAAAAGCTTAACACAATTTGATATTTATCAGAAAAAGGGCGAAGTTCGGGAAGATGATAATCCATGGCCGCAATGGCCCGTTATCCATCAAGTGGAGTATGGCCAAAAAGAAGCCGCAGCCACGTTCGGTGATGATCCTCGAGCCTATGCGGTGATGACGAAAAGGTTTGTGGGGGATGAAAATGGGCATGTCAAAGAAATTCATACCATTAACGTTGAAACCACAACCGATGAAAACGGACAGAGAATTCGAAAAGAAATCCCTGGTACAGAAAAAATCTGGCCCGCTCAGTTAGTATTACTCGCGATTGGATTTAGTGGTCCAGAGCAGGATTTACTTCAAAAAATGAACGTCGAGACTGATAATCGTTCAAATGTAAAGGCTGAGTATGGAAAATATAAAACAAATATCGAAGGGGTTTTTGCTGCAGGTGATATGCGTCGTGGTCAAAGTCTTATCGTCTGGGCTATAAATGAAGGAAGAGGTGCTGCTAGGGAGTGTGATAGATATTTAATGGATGAAACAAATTTACCTTAG
- the sigH gene encoding RNA polymerase sporulation sigma factor SigH, translated as MSVNIEVQLIDHYAKLEDKVLVELAQNGDSESLVFLINKYQHFVRMKTRPYFLIGGDKEDLVQEGMIGLYKAIRDFREEKIVSFHSFADLCITRQIITAIKTANRQKHGPLNSSISLDKPLTSEESNYTLMDMIPGEKITNPEAFIINQEQANDIELKIIELLSDLERRVLTLYMDGQSYAEISKELNTHVKSIDNALQRVKRKLERHLDIRKVI; from the coding sequence GTGAGTGTAAACATCGAAGTACAGCTGATTGATCATTATGCTAAATTAGAAGATAAAGTTTTGGTAGAGTTAGCTCAAAATGGAGATAGTGAGTCGTTGGTTTTTTTAATTAATAAATATCAGCATTTTGTTCGTATGAAGACGAGACCTTACTTTTTAATTGGCGGAGATAAAGAAGATCTTGTTCAAGAGGGAATGATTGGTTTATATAAAGCGATTCGAGATTTTAGAGAGGAAAAGATTGTCAGCTTTCATTCTTTTGCTGACCTTTGTATCACTAGACAGATCATAACAGCGATCAAAACGGCTAATCGTCAGAAACATGGCCCTTTAAATTCATCTATTTCCTTGGACAAGCCTCTTACTAGTGAGGAATCAAATTATACTCTTATGGATATGATCCCTGGAGAAAAAATAACGAATCCGGAAGCATTCATAATTAACCAAGAACAAGCTAATGATATAGAACTAAAAATAATAGAATTACTAAGTGATTTAGAAAGAAGAGTGTTGACTTTATATATGGATGGACAATCCTATGCAGAAATTTCTAAAGAACTTAACACACATGTAAAGTCAATTGATAATGCTCTTCAACGAGTAAAAAGAAAATTGGAACGACATCTCGATATACGAAAGGTTATCTGA
- a CDS encoding putative holin-like toxin, giving the protein MEQTLMLMIAFASLVLSIISFRDKK; this is encoded by the coding sequence TTGGAGCAAACCTTAATGCTCATGATAGCATTTGCAAGTTTGGTATTGTCAATCATATCTTTTAGAGACAAAAAATAA